In one Lolium rigidum isolate FL_2022 chromosome 3, APGP_CSIRO_Lrig_0.1, whole genome shotgun sequence genomic region, the following are encoded:
- the LOC124702894 gene encoding replication factor C subunit 1-like: MSSDIRKWFMKPHDKNAGAAKPSGTGTGAAAAKKPVLSIPEKPAPSSVSGSQDASARRKTSKYFAPKTEKDSDVTDKSLPKRKLHKSSDQLEDDSKPLAANRVLKAEEEDDDDDFVAPSKRKTPVKPPPSKKLKAASNDDDEDERMDEDAKTPSKAAGRGRGRGRGGRGAVHAKTATPDDDVGGGEDRMDEDAKTPSKSTGRGRGRGRGGRGGGTAHGKTTGLDDDAEEDRMDEDDKTPSKAAGRGRGGRGAGSTPGGRGRGGGGRGFMNFGERKDPPHKGEKEVPEGAPDCLAGLTFVISGTLDSLEREEAGDVIKRYGGRVTGSISKRTNYLLADEDVGGVKSNKAKDLGVPFLTEDGLFDMIRKSKPAKAPANKHENNSNSEKLQKSQTKSSPVKVEKRAVEQVSTMDKSIASKSEIASTNNQKAKVVDRGSLQWTEKYRPKVPNDIVGNQSMVKQLHDWLKSWEEQFLHPGQKGKGKKQTDGGAKKAVLLSGPPGIGKTTTAKVVSQMLGLQAIEVNASDSRGKADSKIEKGVGGSTSNSIKELISNATLNYSDNRTKKPKAVLIMDEVDGMSAGDRGGVADLIASIKISKIPIVCICNDRFSQKLKSLVNYCLLLNFRKPTKQQMGKRLMEIARKEGIQAQENAMEELAERVHGDIRMALNHLQYMSLSQSVVKYDDIRLRLNSSAKDEDISPFTAVDKLFGFNGGRLRMDERMDLSMSDPDLVPLIIQENYINYRPSAVGKDDSGVKRMNYLARAAESLADGDIVNVQIRRYRQWQLSQAACFASSIVPAALMHGNREVLEAGERNFNRFGGWLGKYSTTNKNKRLMEDVHSHILASQQANVDREALRLDYLTLLLRQLTGPLKTMPKDEAVQKVVEFMDTYCLTQEDFDTLVELSKFKGHPNPMDGIQPAVKSALTKAYKQGSSCRVIRSADQINIPGMKKTLKKRVAAILEPLDESLPEENGVASAEGDEDEASDAENDDELAAGDSKPTLDLQSDKKKGIQVQLDLKTNGNGSSAKKAPAKSKASGSAGGSAGKRKR; this comes from the exons ATG TCGTCGGACATCAGGAAATGGTTCATGAAGCCGCACGACAAGAATgctggtgcggccaagccatccGGCACCGGTACTGGCGCCGCCGCGGCCAAGAAGCCCGTGCTCAGCATTCCAGAGAAGCCCGCGCCATCTTCG GTGTCTGGCAGTCAAGATGCTTCAGCTAGAAGGAAGACAAGCAAGTACTTCGCACCCAAAACAGAAAAAGATTCAGATGTTACCGACAAGAGTTTGCCTAAAAGAAAACTTCACAAAAGCAGCGACCAACTTGAGGATGACAGCAAGCCTTTGGCAGCAAACAGAGTCCTTAAGGctgaagaagaagacgacgacgatgactttGTGGCGCCTTCCAAAAGGAAAACCCCTGTGAAGCCACCACCATCAAAGAAGTTGAAGGCTGCATctaatgatgatgacgaggatgaaAGGATGGATGAAGATGCCAAGACCCCTTCCAAAGCAGCTGGAAGGGGAAGAGGgaggggaaggggaggaagaggagcagtCCATGCAAAGACTGCTACTCCTGATGATGATGTTGGTGGTGGGGAGGACAGGATGGATGAAGATGCTAAGACTCCCTCCAAATCAACTGGAAGGGGAAGAGGAAGGGGAAGGGGTGGAAGAGGCGGAGGAACAGCTCATGGAAAGACTACTGGTCTTGATGATGATGCTGAGGAGGACAGGATGGATGAAGATGATAAGACCCCTTCCAAAGCAGCTGGaaggggaaggggaggaagaggagcaggatCTACTCCTGggggaagagggagaggagggggtgGGAGAGGTTTCATGAATTTTGGTGAAAGGAAGGATCCTCCTCACAAAGGGGAGAAG GAAGTCCCAGAGGGTGCCCCTGACTGTTTAGCTGGTCTGACATTTGTCATAAGTGGCACTCTTGACAG TCTTGAACGGGAGGAAGCAGGTGATGTAATAAAGCGTTATGGCGGCCGTGTGACTGGCTCTATTAGTAAAAGGACG AATTACCTGTTGGCTGATGAAGACGTTGGTGGTGTGAAATCTAACAAAGCAAAAGATCTGGG GGTCCCATTCTTGACTGAAGATGGTTTATTTGATATGATCCGGAAATCAAAGCCTGCAAAGGCTCCTGCAAACAAACATGAAAATAACAGCAACTCTGAAAAGCTACAGAAATCACAGACGAAGAGCTCTCCAGTTAAAGTTGAAAAAAGAG CTGTTGAGCAAGTCAGTACCATGGACAAGAGTATTGCATCAAAGAGTGAAATTGCTTCCACTAACAACCAAAAGGCCAAGGTTGTTGACCGTGGTTCTTTGCAATGGACAGAAAAATATCGGCCAAAAGTTCCGAACGACATAGTAGGCAACCAATCAATG GTTAAACAACTTCATGATTGGTTGAAAAGTTGGGAGGAACAATTCCTTCATCCTGGCCAAAAGGGTAAAGGAAAGAAGCAAACCGATGGTGGAGCTAAAAAGGCTGTATTGCTGAGTGGACCTCCAGGTATTGGTAAGACCACAACTGCAAAAGTTGTCAGTCAGATGCTTGGATTGCAGGCCATTGAG GTTAATGCAAGTGATAGCCGCGGTAAAGCAGACTCCAAGATCGAGAAAGGTGTTGGGGGGAGCACATCAAATTCTATCAAAGAGCTTATCAGCAATGCCACTCTCAATTATAGTGACAACCG GACAAAGAAGCCTAAGGCTGTACTAATCATGGATGAAGTTGACGGTATGTCTGCTGGCGATAGGGGTGGAGTTGCTGATCTTATTGCCAGCATCAAGATATCCAAGATTCCTATAGTTTGCATTTGCAATGACCGTTTTAGCCAGAAATTGAAGAGCCTTGTAAATTACTGTTTGCTACTCAACTTCAGGAAACCAACAAAGCAACAG ATGGGTAAGAGGTTGATGGAGATTGCCAGAAAGGAAGGTATTCAAGCTCAAGAG AATGCGATGGAAGAGCTTGCAGAAAGAGTACATGGAGATATTCGCATGGCACTCAACCATTTGCAATACATGAGTCTCTCACAGTCTGTGGTCAAATATGATGATATAAGATTACGCCTTAATAGTAGTGCCAAAGATGAAGATATCTCTCCATTCACGGCTGTGGACAA GCTGTTCGGTTTCAATGGTGGGAGACTAAGGATGGATGAGAGAATGGATTTGAGCATGAGCGATCCTGATTTAGTTCCCTTGATTATACAG GAAAATTATATAAATTATCGGCCTAGCGCTGTGGGGAAGGATGACAGTGGAGTTAAAAGAATGAACTATCTTGCCCGTGCCGCTGAGTCTCTAGCAGACGGTGATATTGTTAATGTACAAATAAGAAGATATCGGCAGTGGcagctgtcccaagctgcttgttTTGCTTCATCTATAGTACC TGCAGCTTTGATGCATGGAAATAGAGAAGTCCTTGAAGCA GGTGAACGGAACTTTAATAGGTTTGGTGGATGGTTGGGCAAGTACTCAACTACCAACAAAAACAAAAGACTAATGGAAGATGTCCATAGTCATATTCTTGCATCGCAGCAAGCAAATGTGGACAG GGAGGCGTTGAGGCTGGATTATCTCACTCTTCTCTTGAGACAATTGACTGGCCCACTGAAGACAATGCCTAAG GATGAAGCTGTCCAAAAAGTGGTGGAGTTTATGGATACTTACTGTTTAACCCAGGAAGACTTTGACACACTTGTTGAATTATCCAAATTTAAG GGTCATCCAAATCCTATGGATGGTATTCAACCAGCTGTTAAAAGTGCCTTGACGAAGGCTTACAAACAAGGAAGTAGTTGTCGTGTTATTCGATCAGCAGATCAAATAAATATCCCAGGCATGAAAAAAACATTAAAGAAACGAGTAGCAGCAATCTTGGAGCCATTGGATGAGAGTTTGCCTGAAGAAAATGGAGTAGCATCAGCTGAAGGTGATGAAGACGAAGCTTCTGATGCTGAAAATGATG ATGAACTTGCTGCTGGTGACTCGAAGCCGACACTGGACCTGCAGAGTGATAAGAAGAAAG GAATTCAAGTGCAGCTGGACCTGAAGACCAATGGCAACGGGTCAAGTGCAAAGAAGGCGCCAGCAAAATCAAAAGCTTCAGGGTCTGCAGGAGGCTCAGCCGGGAAGAGAAAGAGGTAG